The Flavobacteriales bacterium genomic sequence GCCTATGAGAATGACGTGCTGTATTTCTATAGCATTCCGGCCTACTCAGGGACCGGAGTCCGTTATTATGCAGTGGTGCGTGTGCGACTGGGCAGAGATCTGGATCTGTATGTGAAATATGCTCGCTGGCGCTATTCTGACCGCGAAACGATCAGTTCAGGGCTCACAGAGATCCAAGGAAATACCCGCACCGACCTGCGCATGCAGATCAGATGGCAGTTCTGATGTCGAAACCGATCTGCGCACACTGATCCCAGAAATCCGGAAAGGATTTTGCGACCGCTTCGTGCCCTTCGATCTTTAGTTTCTCCACCCTTGTCGCTAACAGGATATATGACATGACCATGCGATGGTCATCATAACTAGGGAGAATACACTCACTTGGAGCTACCGGTCTACCACTTACGCTTATGTGGTCCTCTCCGATCTCGACCTGGGCACTGAATCCGGATAGTACTTCCTGCATGGCCGATAGCCGATCGGTCTCCTTGATCGGCAGAGTAGCCAGACCTGTCAATTCGCAAGGAATGCCCATCGCAAAAGATGTGAATACGATGGGTTGTGCCAGATCCGGATGATCCTTGAGATCAAGCCTTAGCCTGTCGATACTAGGAGTATCCCGATTCAACTGGATGCCTTCAGTTGTACTTGTGCTCCTGACACCAAG encodes the following:
- a CDS encoding helix-hairpin-helix domain-containing protein codes for the protein TILYQDLLFRRKDFPVDLTLRYALFDTEDFDARLYAYENDVLYFYSIPAYSGTGVRYYAVVRVRLGRDLDLYVKYARWRYSDRETISSGLTEIQGNTRTDLRMQIRWQF